The following proteins are encoded in a genomic region of Triticum dicoccoides isolate Atlit2015 ecotype Zavitan chromosome 1B, WEW_v2.0, whole genome shotgun sequence:
- the LOC119312767 gene encoding protein RADIALIS-like 3: MASLSMSAAGRAGWTPQQNKLFEQALAVHDRDTPDRWHNVARAVGGGKSADDVKRYYELLVHDIARIEAGKVAFPAYRSPCPGPGHNAGYEADRLKHLKI, from the exons ATGGCGTCGCTGTCAATGAGCGCGGCCGGGAGGGCTGGGTGGACGCCGCAGCAGAACAAGCTGTTCGAGCAGGCACTGGCAGTGCACGACCGGGACACGCCTGACCGCTGGCACAACGTCGCTCGTGCCGTTGGTGGCGGCAAGTCGGCCGACGATGTCAAACGCTACTATGAGCTGCTCGTCCACGACATCGCCCGCATCGAGGCCGGCAAGGTGGCCTTCCCCGCCTACCGTTCCCCGTGCCCAGGCCCCGGCCACAACGCCGGCTACGAGGCCGACAG GTTGAAGCACTTGAAGATCTAG